tatatatatatatatatatattttgttgagAATAGTAATTCTCTACGGGAGGTAATTCTGCTTGCCACTATGGGCGACAAAGTTTTCCCTTCCAGGATTTAATACAGTTGCATATCTGGGATTCGAACACGAGACCACTAGTTAAGCTAAAACAACCCGTGCTGGTTGATctatgtgctcggtggttgggtCTACTTTATTTGTTCCTGTGGGCTAGGTAAAGAATAAAAAGGACATACTATATTGCGGAGTATATGTGAATGGTTTCTATTGTTCAAGTTAGAACTGCGGTTATGTGTGCATAATTTTCCATGTACCTATCGAGtgaatttactttttatttatttgggtTTTTGAATTGTTGATATGGTTCTTGTAGTTTTACTATACTCTGGATGTTACATGTCAGATCAACTTTTATCCTCTTTTACTTACCAGGACTGCATCTCTTATGCGTATCTGTCTCTGGATTCTGCTGGTTGCAAAGGAATTTCTTTCACTCTGGCCGCTATAACAAAGTCAAACTATTCTCGCACCTCTAGGAGGGTGTGGGGTGACGAAGAGGGAGTGATTTGGCTTTGTGTTTTGCGTAGATCAAAGTCATCAGATATATGGAGATTGTGCCGTGTTTCAGTGGGCTTGTCGCTTGATTATGGCTAAGGGTGGCTTTTTCCTGTGTTGCCAGAAGCTCTTTCTAGTTTGCCACTGAATCTGAGCAAATTTGGTGTCTTTGGTTAGGCTTCTGGAAAATTGATGCACAGTATAGATTGtaattgatatttgtttttctgTCTTAAAGAAAGTTGTGTTTAGATGTAGCTGTCTACGTCATTGCATTGCAGCAATGTTTAGGTTTTCTTGTTTCCATGCTAATGTCCAAGGCAACAAGGCAAAGGTAAGTAGAagatgttttaattgattagtATTACTTGTCAGTATGATATCACATGACCTATTTTGACTTTGTGCTTTCCTCTTCAATCAGAAAACAGTTCAACCCTCTTCTGAAGCAATGGTGAAGGGTTTGCAAGATGTTACGGAAAATCATGGCTGTAAAGATTCATCTAATCTTCCATGTGCATATTCATCCCCTTCGAAAGAACAAGCACACAAGCAAATAAATGTCATGGAGAATCATAGCAATTGGGATTCTGTTGGGCGCAGTTGTAGGTCAGAGGATCTGAATAGCAAGTTTTCCTTTGAAAACGACAACAATGTTCACCAAACTAGGCATATTAAGAAGAGCCAGTCTCTTCAAAGTGGGCTTGATCAAGGCATCAGGGAAGCTGATGAAGATCTTGGGTTGTCGTGTGATGGTGCCAAAAGCCAGAATGAGTCAACAATTTCTATTAGCAGAAGGTATCATGATGCAAACCCCATTGATCAGTATGGAAATAATCCAAACGTTGAGTTTCAAGTCAGTTCAGGTCTTGCGAATGATGGCTCACTTTTTTCAATAGGAGACCCAATGCCTTCAGATAAAGATGCCCATGAAATTTCTGATACTCCGTTATCTGTTGAATTTGCTGGTGACATTCCTGACCAGACTTTTGTTCCTGGTAGCCTATTTCTAAGGAAGTCACGTTCTTTACCCAATATCAGAGCTTCTATACTTTCTTCTGAAAGAGATGCTTTTAAACATGCATTGTCAAGATCTTCCGATGATCTTCACGCTTTACGCATGTGGCAGAAAGAGGAATTCATCAATGAGTTTGATGATCAAATAAGGGCAGATCAAGAAAGAGAGAATGACATGGGAAAACCTGAAGATGGTCGTATGGACAGTTTCTTTGATGATGGTTTTGATTCTTATCTGCTTTCTGGTTCAGCAAAAGACTGGGTAATGCCAATTACAGATGATACAAGTAATGTCAAAACCCTTCAAGGAGATTCTTTAGTTGACTGTGCGGGTGAATTTCCTAAGAAGGATTTTAAGATTAAGCGCATTGAGGATTGGGTAATTGGTTTGCAGCATTGTGGGCCACCTCTAGAGGAAACAAATGAAGATTTGCCTGAAGTTATTGAACCTTTAATTGATGTTAACACAGTAAATGGCGTGACTGCTGCCAGTGTGAATCATAAGGTCACTCCAGGAATGGAAGCAGCTAAAAGATATATATCTTCTCTGAGTGCTAATGCCACTGCTGCTCAGCTGGGAAATCATGGGTTGGTTGTGATCCCCTTTTTGAGTGCATTTGTGAGTTTAAAAGTGCTCAATTTGGCTGGAAATGCTATCGGttagtattataatttatttatttatttttattttttatctgtgATGGTCTTCCCTTCTTGCCGTTAAACTGACTGACTGGACTTAATTCAGTTATCTTATTTTGTTCTGAATTCTCTTTTTCAGTGAGGATAACTGCTGGTGCTCTTCCTCGCGGACTTCACGCATTGAATTTGTCGAGAAACAAGATCTCCACTATAGAAGGATTACGTGAACTTACTCGGCTTCGTGTCCTAGACCTCAGTTACAACCGTATATTAAGAATTGGACATGGTAAAACAAATCTGGATTGCATCTCGAGTTTcttatttgtaatattttttgtggaaataattttttgatgcCATTATCTGTTGACATCCAAATGTTTATTGCTGATAttatctccactttttttcttttcctcattTGCACAGGTCTTGCATCCTGCTCATCTTTGAAGGAGCTGTACCTGGCTGGAAACAAGATCAGTGAAGTAGAGGGTCTGCACCGCCTCTTGAAACTAAGTATTCTGGATCTccgttttaacaaaatttcaacAGCCAAATGTCTAGGCCAACTTGC
Above is a window of Glycine soja cultivar W05 chromosome 12, ASM419377v2, whole genome shotgun sequence DNA encoding:
- the LOC114378228 gene encoding uncharacterized protein LOC114378228, with the translated sequence MFRFSCFHANVQGNKAKKTVQPSSEAMVKGLQDVTENHGCKDSSNLPCAYSSPSKEQAHKQINVMENHSNWDSVGRSCRSEDLNSKFSFENDNNVHQTRHIKKSQSLQSGLDQGIREADEDLGLSCDGAKSQNESTISISRRYHDANPIDQYGNNPNVEFQVSSGLANDGSLFSIGDPMPSDKDAHEISDTPLSVEFAGDIPDQTFVPGSLFLRKSRSLPNIRASILSSERDAFKHALSRSSDDLHALRMWQKEEFINEFDDQIRADQERENDMGKPEDGRMDSFFDDGFDSYLLSGSAKDWVMPITDDTSNVKTLQGDSLVDCAGEFPKKDFKIKRIEDWVIGLQHCGPPLEETNEDLPEVIEPLIDVNTVNGVTAASVNHKVTPGMEAAKRYISSLSANATAAQLGNHGLVVIPFLSAFVSLKVLNLAGNAIVRITAGALPRGLHALNLSRNKISTIEGLRELTRLRVLDLSYNRILRIGHGLASCSSLKELYLAGNKISEVEGLHRLLKLSILDLRFNKISTAKCLGQLAANYNTLQAINLDGNPAQKNVGDEQMKKYLQGLLPHLVYYNRQPMKVNSLKDGAERSVRLGMNSHQFDRSLRADRKTTRKGSQGVAATRRPSTASTHARRSVDSPKLSKGKQTLLPPTRTKVSTQSRYHFDSPSKVLNLVSERSMRKSRSEGNFGVL